In Oryza glaberrima chromosome 8, OglaRS2, whole genome shotgun sequence, the following are encoded in one genomic region:
- the LOC127782942 gene encoding transcription factor HEC2-like gives MDNMTHNSSSSSSWDLDMSLGSHHHPLLFDQPPPPPPPPPPPPLPFHLHHHPLDPSPSSSLFPPPPHHHHHAHHLHHPLDLDQRRGHHDYGGGDQGGDEELRLQQEAAAGGGGGGQDGGGGGDQDADEELGAMKEMMYRIAAMQPVDIDPATIKKPRRRNVRISDDPQSVAARHRRERISERIRILQRLVPGGTKMDTASMLDEAIRYIKFLKRQVQELQHQPGPPPPPYPAGAAPAAGPSTSAVGPPGRPFLPLGGGGPMIDWVGLTRPVDIHGPTSSSSSSSMGGALGFGFGGGGGGQSSHGMH, from the coding sequence ATGGACAACATGACCCAcaactccagcagcagcagctcatgGGATTTGGACATGAGCCTCGGCAGCCACCACCATCCCCTCCTCTtcgaccagccgccgccgccgccgcccccgccgccgccgccgccattacccttccacctccaccaccaccctctagatccctctccttcttcttctttgtttcctcctcctccccatcatcACCACCATGCCCATCACCTCCATCATCCTCTCGACCTGGACCAGCGGCGTGGTCACCATGACTATGGCGGCGGTGACCAGGGGGGCGACGAGGAGCTGCGGCTtcagcaggaggcggcggcaggtggtggtggtggtggccaggacggcggcggcggtggggatcaggacgccgacgaggagctcggCGCCATGAAGGAGATGATGTACCGGATCGCCGCGATGCAGCCGGTGGACATCGACCCGGCGACCATCaagaagccccgccgccgcaacGTCCGCATCAGCGACGACCCGCAGAgcgtcgccgcccgccaccgccgggagCGGATCAGCGAGCGCATCCGCATCCTGCAGCGCCTCGTCCCGGGGGGGACCAAGATGGACACCGCCTCCATGCTCGACGAGGCCATCCGCTACATCAAGTTCCTCAAGCGCCAGGTCCAGGAGCTCCAGCACCAGCcgggaccgccgccgccgccgtatcccGCCGGAGCTGCACCGGCCGCCGGGCCCAGCACCTCGGCCGTGGGCCCACCGGGCCGGCCATTCTTGCCGCTGGGTGGAGGAGGGCCCATGATCGACTGGGTCGGCCTGACCAGGCCGGTGGACATCCATgggccgacctcgtcgtcgtcctcgtcgtcgatgGGCGGCGCCTTGGGTTtcgggttcggcggcggcggcggcgggcagagcaGCCATGGGATGCACTGA